From the Candidatus Amarolinea dominans genome, one window contains:
- a CDS encoding AMP-binding protein translates to MVIGDYLGRRAIYSPARLAIVDAGKTPALRLTYAELNVRANNVAHWLRSVAGVRKGDRVGVLARDGVEHLDIFFACGKLGAIHTAFNWRLHPCELLTVVQETTPRILFYSDEFHDTVTSLADALAEKLRFFIPLDGADHSRMNSGRTGVPPQGRPAPTDTASTQVDARRDAHQARFRSLASLACDGAPPEQFRQAYADIIAQAAPEPVTCPALEPEDTAALIFTGGTTGHAKGARITHRQIAWNTLNTVIHDLQHHDIFLNVFPLFHTGGLFVYTLPQIILGGATVLTRQFDPAQVLGLIEQERVTVFAGVPTMYELLTQAPTWATADLSSLRFCTSGGAPLPVPLVEKYTAEKQVRFKQGFGMTEFGPGVFALAPEDAIRKAGSIGRPNFYVDARVVDAENRPLGPDQVGELVLKGPSFASGYFNDEAASAAALDVEGWFHTGDLARYDAEWYFFIVGRKKDLFISGGENVYPAEIEAVLYRHPAVALAAVIGVPDERWGEVGRAFVTLKPGATATADELLAFMQANLARFKAPRRVVILDAMPLSGAGKILKHELKARPDAA, encoded by the coding sequence ATGGTCATCGGTGATTATTTGGGCCGTCGGGCGATCTATTCGCCCGCGCGCCTCGCTATCGTAGATGCCGGCAAGACGCCGGCCTTGCGGCTGACCTACGCCGAATTGAACGTCCGCGCCAACAACGTGGCCCATTGGCTGCGCAGCGTGGCCGGCGTGCGCAAGGGGGATCGGGTGGGAGTCCTCGCCCGTGACGGCGTGGAACACCTCGACATCTTCTTTGCCTGCGGCAAGCTGGGCGCCATCCACACCGCGTTCAACTGGCGTCTGCACCCGTGCGAACTGTTGACGGTGGTGCAGGAAACCACCCCGCGTATCCTGTTCTATTCGGACGAGTTTCACGACACGGTGACGTCTCTGGCTGACGCGCTCGCCGAAAAACTGCGCTTCTTCATCCCCCTGGATGGCGCCGACCACAGCCGAATGAATTCGGGCCGAACGGGCGTTCCGCCGCAAGGTCGGCCTGCGCCGACCGACACTGCGTCCACGCAGGTGGACGCCCGGCGGGACGCCCATCAGGCGCGATTTCGATCGCTCGCCTCGCTCGCCTGCGATGGCGCGCCGCCTGAGCAGTTTCGCCAGGCGTATGCGGACATCATCGCGCAGGCGGCGCCGGAACCGGTCACCTGTCCGGCGTTAGAACCGGAAGATACGGCCGCGCTGATCTTCACCGGCGGCACCACCGGCCATGCCAAAGGCGCGCGCATCACCCACCGCCAGATTGCCTGGAACACCCTCAACACGGTCATTCATGACCTGCAGCATCACGACATCTTTCTCAATGTCTTTCCCCTGTTTCACACCGGCGGTCTTTTCGTGTATACTCTGCCGCAGATCATCCTGGGCGGCGCCACCGTCTTGACGCGGCAGTTCGACCCGGCGCAGGTGCTCGGCTTGATCGAACAGGAGCGGGTGACGGTTTTTGCCGGCGTACCCACAATGTACGAATTGTTGACGCAGGCGCCCACCTGGGCCACGGCCGATTTGAGTTCCCTGCGTTTTTGCACCAGCGGGGGCGCGCCCCTGCCCGTGCCCCTGGTGGAGAAATACACCGCGGAGAAGCAGGTGCGTTTCAAGCAGGGCTTTGGCATGACCGAATTTGGCCCTGGCGTCTTTGCCCTGGCGCCCGAAGATGCCATCCGCAAGGCGGGCAGCATCGGTCGCCCCAATTTCTACGTGGACGCACGCGTCGTTGACGCCGAAAATCGGCCGCTTGGCCCGGACCAGGTGGGCGAGCTGGTCTTGAAAGGTCCGTCTTTTGCCTCCGGCTATTTCAACGACGAGGCGGCCAGCGCGGCCGCGCTGGATGTCGAAGGTTGGTTTCACACCGGCGACCTGGCGCGCTACGATGCCGAGTGGTATTTCTTCATCGTGGGGCGCAAGAAAGATCTGTTCATCTCCGGCGGCGAGAATGTCTATCCGGCGGAGATCGAAGCGGTGCTCTACCGCCATCCGGCCGTGGCCCTGGCCGCGGTGATCGGTGTGCCCGATGAGCGCTGGGGCGAAGTGGGCCGGGCTTTCGTCACGCTCAAGCCGGGCGCCACAGCCACGGCAGATGAACTACTGGCGTTCATGCAGGCCAACCTGGCCCGTTTCAAGGCCCCGCGCCGCGTGGTGATCCTGGACGCCATGCCGCTCTCAGGCGCGGGCAAGATCCTGAAGCACGAACTCAAGGCGCGACCCGATGCGGCCTGA
- a CDS encoding alpha/beta hydrolase yields the protein MPLIALPDIELYYVEQGPADAGETVLFVHGSLASSRWWQPVMSRLPAAWRLIAPDQRGSGRSRRPGADDDEAFYTIPRLAADLAQFVEALGLDDYHLVAHAFGGAIALEGIVSDLLRPRSLILVDTAPALGVVTPAEAYPYLVQMRTDRGLLVRAFASLMPGHPPNDFFQSLVDDARTMPAAAFTGPARALAQWNVMAQLPNIHLPTLLIRGDQDMMVDAEATRVTFLSIPGAGNLEVFRGCGHCPMIEQPDAFVDSVVQFIE from the coding sequence ATGCCGCTGATTGCCTTGCCCGACATCGAGCTTTATTATGTTGAGCAGGGGCCAGCCGACGCGGGCGAAACCGTGCTGTTCGTGCATGGCAGCCTGGCGAGCAGCCGCTGGTGGCAGCCGGTCATGTCACGTTTGCCGGCCGCCTGGCGCTTGATCGCCCCCGATCAGCGCGGCAGCGGGCGCTCACGGCGGCCCGGCGCGGACGATGACGAGGCATTTTACACCATCCCGCGCCTGGCCGCTGACCTGGCGCAGTTCGTGGAAGCCCTGGGCCTGGATGATTACCACCTGGTGGCTCATGCCTTTGGCGGCGCCATTGCCCTGGAGGGCATCGTCAGCGACCTGCTGCGGCCGCGCTCTCTGATCCTGGTTGACACCGCGCCGGCCCTGGGCGTGGTGACGCCGGCGGAGGCATACCCCTACCTGGTGCAGATGCGCACCGATCGCGGTCTGCTGGTGCGGGCGTTTGCCAGCCTGATGCCCGGCCACCCGCCCAATGATTTCTTTCAGAGCCTGGTGGATGATGCGCGGACCATGCCAGCGGCCGCGTTCACCGGCCCGGCGCGTGCCCTGGCTCAATGGAACGTGATGGCGCAGCTTCCGAATATCCACCTGCCAACTTTGCTAATTCGGGGCGATCAGGATATGATGGTAGATGCAGAGGCGACACGTGTGACTTTTCTGAGTATTCCCGGCGCAGGCAACCTCGAGGTCTTTCGGGGCTGCGGTCATTGTCCCATGATCGAGCAGCCTGATGCTTTTGTGGACTCTGTCGTTCAGTTTATCGAATAA
- a CDS encoding alpha/beta fold hydrolase yields MPTLNVNGIDFYYELHGADNAPVVVLSNGILAATSSWFNQVPVLKPYFRVLLYDCRGQGQSAHPPGPYTFEQHADDLAALLDRLRIQRAHIAGISYGGEISLTFALRYPARTLSLFVADSASHVDSALATIIAAWRDAATRRDPDLFFNVTTPYNFSPAWMRANPAALAQAHDRYQRLDFPAVARLLTCFLDLNLTERLSEIKAPTCVVVGERDVLKPREFAQMIADAIPNAELHLIRDAGHATFWERPAEFNSILLGFLRKQSRG; encoded by the coding sequence ATGCCGACCTTGAACGTCAACGGAATTGATTTCTATTATGAACTGCATGGGGCGGACAACGCCCCGGTCGTTGTCCTCAGCAACGGCATCCTGGCCGCTACTTCGAGCTGGTTCAACCAGGTGCCGGTGCTCAAGCCGTACTTTCGTGTGCTCCTGTACGATTGTCGTGGTCAGGGGCAATCGGCGCATCCGCCTGGGCCTTACACCTTTGAGCAACACGCGGATGACCTGGCCGCCCTGCTCGACCGTCTGCGCATCCAGCGCGCGCACATCGCCGGCATTTCATACGGCGGGGAAATCAGCCTGACCTTTGCCCTGCGTTACCCGGCGCGCACCCTCAGCCTGTTTGTGGCCGACAGCGCCAGTCATGTGGACAGTGCGCTGGCTACCATCATTGCGGCCTGGCGCGATGCCGCTACCCGCCGTGACCCTGATCTGTTCTTCAATGTCACCACGCCTTATAATTTCTCGCCCGCCTGGATGCGGGCCAATCCGGCCGCGTTGGCGCAGGCGCATGATCGCTATCAGCGCCTCGATTTTCCGGCCGTGGCCCGTCTGCTCACCTGTTTCCTGGACTTAAACCTGACCGAGCGCCTGTCAGAGATCAAGGCGCCCACCTGCGTGGTGGTGGGTGAGCGCGACGTGCTCAAGCCGCGTGAATTTGCGCAAATGATCGCTGATGCCATCCCCAATGCAGAGCTGCACCTGATCCGTGACGCCGGCCACGCGACCTTCTGGGAACGACCGGCCGAGTTCAACAGCATCCTGCTCGGGTTCTTGCGCAAGCAAAGCCGCGGGTAG
- a CDS encoding HAD hydrolase-like protein — translation MSLLLFDVDSTLVNSRGAGRLALARALQAAYGMTGEIEVIPLAGTTDWRAVREALTPAGLSEADIMAGWPEFCRLAPIYLQQTIVERGLDPCPGALELLAALQPAVARNRALLGLVTGNLETTAPVKLRGAGINPAQFRLGGYGSDSGDRNVLPRLAVERAAALTGQSFTGKAVVVIGDTPADIACGQAIGAATVAVATGPYPMDALAAAGADWVFEDLRDTEALLSVLLHDSQKPNGSPCR, via the coding sequence ATGTCACTACTTTTGTTCGATGTGGACAGCACGCTGGTGAATTCGCGCGGCGCCGGGCGCCTGGCGCTGGCGCGGGCGCTGCAGGCCGCCTACGGGATGACCGGTGAGATCGAGGTGATTCCCCTGGCCGGCACCACCGATTGGCGTGCGGTGCGTGAGGCGCTCACCCCGGCCGGCCTGAGCGAAGCGGACATCATGGCCGGCTGGCCCGAATTCTGCCGCCTGGCGCCCATCTACCTGCAGCAGACGATTGTCGAGCGCGGTCTTGATCCCTGCCCGGGCGCGTTGGAACTGCTGGCCGCGCTGCAGCCAGCCGTGGCGCGCAACCGGGCGCTGCTGGGACTCGTCACCGGCAACCTGGAAACCACGGCTCCGGTCAAACTGCGCGGCGCGGGCATCAACCCGGCGCAGTTCCGCCTGGGTGGCTACGGTTCCGACAGCGGCGATCGCAACGTGCTGCCGCGGCTGGCCGTGGAACGGGCCGCGGCGCTCACCGGCCAGTCGTTCACCGGCAAAGCGGTGGTGGTCATCGGCGATACGCCCGCGGACATCGCCTGCGGTCAGGCCATTGGCGCGGCCACGGTCGCCGTGGCGACAGGGCCTTACCCCATGGATGCTCTGGCCGCGGCCGGCGCCGATTGGGTGTTCGAAGACCTGCGGGATACGGAGGCCTTGCTGTCTGTGCTGCTCCATGATAGCCAGAAACCGAATGGCTCGCCATGCCGCTGA